A single window of Flavobacterium sp. 140616W15 DNA harbors:
- a CDS encoding DUF4280 domain-containing protein, whose product MAEKHVVVHGATCLCKFSEAPQTDVLQVKTHSKHFGNDKDGGKKLIATTKEIGQTLEANTFGKCKKQPTAFGYKPCQAVITEWSSFYEEVVLSNKGKILLEDSKASCPIGGPDCISIKNHGQVAELNKQNIKNTSPEVATELFPGFDLDASENDILKIPNDL is encoded by the coding sequence ATGGCAGAAAAACACGTAGTTGTTCATGGAGCTACTTGCCTATGCAAGTTTAGCGAAGCTCCTCAAACAGATGTTTTACAGGTTAAAACGCACTCCAAGCATTTTGGAAACGACAAAGATGGGGGCAAAAAACTCATTGCTACTACCAAAGAAATCGGGCAAACCCTAGAGGCAAATACCTTTGGTAAATGCAAAAAACAACCGACAGCTTTTGGTTACAAGCCTTGCCAAGCTGTAATTACAGAATGGAGCAGTTTTTATGAAGAAGTAGTTCTCTCGAACAAAGGAAAAATCTTGCTTGAAGATAGTAAAGCTTCATGTCCTATAGGAGGACCAGATTGTATAAGCATAAAAAATCACGGGCAAGTTGCTGAACTAAATAAACAAAATATAAAAAATACTAGTCCTGAAGTTGCAACCGAATTATTTCCTGGCTTTGATTTAGATGCTTCAGAGAATGATATTTTAAAAATACCTAATGATTTATAA
- a CDS encoding DUF2931 family protein — MKKTMLLLLLAITINSCMEKKYEWSADISAPREYPVEVYTGAAGGYFFSQMGGFSNTGWGGGGSVDFIKAPLPDKLDMTWLSYVDDKFYAGEWKLPIEKIQQLFDEGFYAKRGQEVVTEPYKHIKIGFAPKGMVVVWVAGIGRQVEVARFQAHETIIDPKLISKDEKYMFRNGYSQHRLENNFVISKDVREQIKEYGYPPPEVYEEYREKFNWKPKVILPEGSKIASMYIKMCNGEIENPYDRPIELKNRAIPFSFEIFWSVGSGKQEQEFVSRIAFTHDKEYWAKYLDGGEDEIPVDFDKNQIRKFFKEDLDKNKAVELVIKIDPNVEIKSERVTDLYLEQDGKRYEIKEKVTRTGKYE; from the coding sequence ATGAAAAAAACAATGCTTTTATTGCTTTTAGCAATAACAATAAATTCATGTATGGAAAAAAAGTATGAGTGGTCAGCAGATATTTCTGCACCAAGAGAATATCCTGTAGAAGTGTACACAGGAGCAGCAGGAGGTTATTTTTTTAGCCAAATGGGAGGATTTAGCAACACTGGTTGGGGAGGCGGAGGCAGTGTAGATTTTATAAAAGCGCCCTTGCCTGATAAGCTCGATATGACATGGTTATCGTATGTTGATGATAAATTTTATGCAGGCGAATGGAAACTCCCTATCGAAAAAATACAACAGCTATTTGATGAGGGTTTTTATGCTAAAAGAGGACAAGAAGTAGTAACAGAACCTTATAAACATATAAAAATTGGATTTGCCCCAAAAGGAATGGTAGTAGTTTGGGTTGCTGGAATTGGAAGACAAGTTGAAGTAGCTCGATTTCAGGCTCATGAAACCATTATAGACCCGAAACTTATTAGCAAAGATGAGAAGTATATGTTTAGAAATGGTTATAGTCAACATAGATTAGAAAACAATTTTGTTATATCTAAAGACGTTCGAGAACAGATTAAGGAATATGGCTACCCACCACCAGAGGTTTATGAGGAATATCGTGAAAAATTCAACTGGAAACCAAAAGTAATCTTACCCGAAGGCAGTAAAATAGCTTCAATGTATATTAAAATGTGTAACGGAGAAATTGAAAATCCGTATGATAGACCAATAGAGCTAAAAAATAGAGCAATTCCTTTTTCTTTTGAAATATTCTGGTCTGTAGGCAGTGGCAAACAAGAACAAGAGTTTGTTTCTAGAATAGCTTTTACGCACGATAAAGAATATTGGGCAAAGTATCTTGATGGTGGAGAGGATGAAATTCCGGTAGATTTTGATAAAAATCAAATTAGAAAATTTTTTAAAGAAGATCTTGATAAAAATAAGGCTGTAGAATTGGTTATAAAAATTGATCCTAATGTTGAGATAAAATCAGAGCGAGTTACTGATTTATATTTAGAACAAGATGGAAAACGATATGAGATAAAAGAAAAGGTAACAAGAACAGGTAAATACGAATAG
- a CDS encoding phospholipase effector Tle1 domain-containing protein has protein sequence MATNISFGYYTPPDKTENTIKQITLAVLFDGTLNNQRNTYIRKEKEKKEKGDLYDKEAVKDDPWGVDKDSYDNDYSNVARMQEFYLIGKDKALYVEGIGTLDGDTDTVAGYLTGTGETGIRAKVRIGCKKVFDEVSKVKSPKVNLVLDVFGFSRGAAAARAFINEITKEWYSASKVWNAEQKKYDYYDLDLKQVEKEQLPKRGHLGLLFETNKIEINVLEIRFVGLYDTVSSYGVNFNDDTKAKGDVKEINLRAISNRAVKNVVQIAAGHEWRKNFNLTNINSATTRGFQYTLPGCHCDIGGAYENGNYEQKHLVKMDKEGIATLIKYGVASKQFEYFKEKHKKELVESGWYKPDQLKYIMITDNHNIIYKGTRYIDQRYSFLSLHFMCGFAKEKEAGFDMDGINRKFRIPEKAGDKEHILSYVKKKLEAYIQAVKDTEDYTRLPISYQNYLDFANEKILINTNLHWSATEKTGHEPRANNIRTVIDG, from the coding sequence ATGGCAACAAACATTAGTTTCGGCTATTACACGCCACCAGATAAAACGGAAAACACGATAAAGCAAATTACCTTAGCAGTACTATTTGATGGTACCTTAAACAACCAGCGTAATACTTACATTAGGAAAGAAAAAGAAAAAAAGGAAAAAGGAGATTTATATGATAAAGAGGCGGTAAAAGATGATCCTTGGGGGGTAGACAAAGACAGTTATGACAATGATTATTCGAATGTTGCCAGAATGCAGGAATTTTATCTTATAGGAAAGGATAAAGCATTATATGTTGAAGGCATAGGCACTCTGGATGGAGATACTGATACTGTTGCGGGGTATCTTACAGGAACAGGCGAAACAGGCATAAGAGCAAAAGTGCGTATTGGCTGCAAAAAAGTTTTTGACGAGGTATCTAAAGTTAAGAGTCCAAAAGTAAATTTAGTTTTAGATGTCTTTGGTTTTAGCCGTGGCGCAGCAGCGGCAAGAGCTTTTATTAATGAAATCACCAAAGAGTGGTACTCTGCTAGTAAGGTGTGGAATGCAGAGCAAAAAAAATACGACTACTATGATCTGGATTTAAAGCAAGTCGAGAAAGAACAGTTGCCCAAACGAGGTCATTTGGGCTTGTTATTCGAGACAAATAAAATTGAAATCAATGTCTTGGAAATTAGATTTGTAGGGTTATATGACACTGTTTCGTCCTATGGTGTTAATTTTAATGACGATACGAAAGCTAAAGGTGATGTTAAGGAAATTAATTTGAGAGCAATAAGTAATCGTGCTGTCAAAAATGTGGTACAAATAGCAGCTGGTCATGAATGGCGCAAAAACTTTAACCTTACCAATATTAATAGTGCCACAACTAGAGGCTTTCAATACACATTACCTGGCTGTCACTGTGATATAGGAGGGGCTTATGAAAATGGAAATTATGAGCAGAAGCATTTGGTTAAAATGGATAAAGAAGGCATAGCTACACTAATAAAATACGGGGTCGCAAGTAAACAATTTGAATATTTTAAAGAAAAACACAAAAAAGAGTTGGTAGAGAGTGGCTGGTATAAACCTGATCAGTTAAAATATATAATGATTACAGACAATCATAACATTATATACAAAGGGACTCGCTATATAGATCAGAGATACAGTTTTCTTTCCTTACACTTTATGTGTGGGTTTGCTAAAGAAAAAGAGGCAGGATTTGATATGGACGGTATAAATAGAAAATTTAGAATACCTGAAAAAGCTGGAGATAAAGAACACATTTTGAGTTATGTAAAAAAGAAACTAGAAGCGTACATCCAGGCTGTAAAAGATACTGAAGATTACACACGTTTGCCCATATCTTATCAAAATTATCTTGATTTTGCCAATGAAAAAATACTCATTAACACCAACCTGCATTGGTCGGCCACAGAAAAAACGGGTCATGAACCAAGAGCGAATAATATAAGAACAGTAATAGATGGATAA
- a CDS encoding DUF2931 family protein: MDNPRKQLINIILLSILSINLTSCQYFTMKEYKYDAYASCDKQYQITVYSSSFHTPNGFLPLVGPTGTLGGPWGSGGNDAVGDGFNEVPKDLRIHFYSETEDKFYESTFDLPSEEIEKMLQEESTDPSNQGKTFDDEQSGRKLKYMKYDQIIAGVSLGGEVTVWMAGMREQKLIATYYAKEVTNVKWKNISEYGTREENMQDNMNKIFSEKVKQEIKSNTLPYTLWQTYKEKYNWSFKLIGTNGEQLNEIYFRMINAEEESVYSNNPLLNSDPPQSRAIPYNLEPRWQDASGQKYVADVMLREDIIYYLNRYHSEIIKDKNPQDFQEEEIFKAFNSLDKSKPIEILFKVNGSNKECNVIIKQESKEIPLTKIIVRVFED, translated from the coding sequence ATGGATAATCCTAGAAAACAATTAATCAATATTATACTCTTAAGTATTTTGAGTATAAACCTAACTTCTTGCCAATATTTTACCATGAAAGAATATAAATATGATGCTTATGCCAGTTGCGATAAACAATACCAAATTACTGTTTATTCCAGCTCTTTTCACACCCCCAATGGCTTTTTACCACTTGTAGGGCCTACTGGTACATTAGGAGGTCCTTGGGGCTCAGGTGGTAATGATGCAGTAGGGGATGGATTTAATGAAGTGCCGAAAGATTTGAGAATTCATTTTTATTCAGAAACTGAAGATAAATTTTATGAGAGCACTTTTGATTTGCCGTCCGAAGAAATAGAAAAGATGCTACAAGAAGAAAGTACAGACCCATCTAATCAAGGTAAAACCTTTGATGACGAACAATCCGGCAGAAAATTAAAATACATGAAGTATGACCAGATCATTGCAGGCGTTTCTTTAGGAGGGGAAGTTACCGTTTGGATGGCAGGCATGAGAGAGCAAAAATTAATAGCGACCTATTATGCAAAAGAAGTAACAAATGTAAAATGGAAGAATATATCTGAATACGGTACTCGTGAAGAAAATATGCAAGACAACATGAATAAAATATTTTCAGAAAAAGTAAAACAAGAAATAAAAAGCAACACATTGCCCTATACATTATGGCAAACTTATAAAGAAAAATACAATTGGTCCTTTAAACTCATAGGTACCAATGGAGAGCAATTAAATGAGATTTATTTTAGAATGATCAATGCGGAAGAAGAAAGTGTCTATAGCAACAATCCCTTATTAAATAGTGATCCTCCTCAGTCTAGGGCTATTCCTTATAATTTAGAGCCAAGATGGCAAGATGCATCTGGACAAAAATATGTTGCTGATGTTATGTTAAGAGAAGACATTATATATTATCTAAATAGATATCATTCTGAAATAATTAAGGATAAAAACCCACAAGATTTTCAAGAAGAAGAAATATTTAAAGCATTCAATAGTTTGGATAAAAGCAAACCCATCGAAATCTTATTTAAAGTTAACGGTTCTAATAAAGAATGTAATGTAATCATAAAACAAGAAAGTAAAGAAATCCCATTAACCAAAATAATTGTCAGGGTTTTTGAGGATTAA